One Hordeum vulgare subsp. vulgare chromosome 4H, MorexV3_pseudomolecules_assembly, whole genome shotgun sequence DNA window includes the following coding sequences:
- the LOC123447713 gene encoding pentatricopeptide repeat-containing protein At4g31850, chloroplastic, with protein MELCCSGVVSGGGGVAAGAGTPRAQKPRRPPGFLVAPPRRRPSSRAGCRQLAPPPCEERVSRPGDAGNVVHMLRSAAAADPEEALELFLSVARQPRVVHTTESCNYMLELMRAHGRVGDVAQVFDLMQRQIIKANVGTFCTVFGAVGVEGGLRSAPVALPVMKEAGIVLNAYTYNGLIYFLVKSGFDREAMDVYKAMAADGVVPTVRTYSVLMLAFGKRRDAETVVGLLGEMEARGVRPNVYSYTICIRVLGQAGRLEEAYRILRKMEEEGCKPDVVTNTVLIQILCDAGRLADAKDVFWKMKASDQKPDRVTYITLLDKCGDSGDSRSVSEIWNALKADGYNDNVVSYTAAVDALCQVGRVDEALDVFDEMKQKGIIPQQYSYNSLISGFLKADRFNRALELFNHMNIHGPTPNGYTHVLFINYHGKSGESLKALKRYELMKSKGIVPDVVAGNAVLYGLAKTGRLGMAKRVFHELKAMGISPDNITYTMMIKCCSKASNADEAMKIFAEMIENRCAPDVLAMNSLIDMLYKAGRGNEAWKIFYELKEMNLEPTDCTYNTLLAGLGREGKVKEVMQLLEGMNSNSFPPNIITYNTVLDCLCKNGEVNYALDMLYSMTMNGCMPDLSSYNTVMYGLVKEDRLDEAFWMFCQMKKVLAPDYATVCTILPSFVRSGLMKEALHTVREYILQPDSKVDRSSVHSLMEGILKRDGTEKSIEFAENIASSGLLLDDLFLSPIIRHLCKHKEALAAHELVKKFENLGVSLKTGSYNALICGLVDEDLIDIAEELFSEMKRLGCDPDEFTYHLILDAMGKSMRIEDMLKIQEEMHNKGYKSTYVTYNTIISGLVKSKMLDEAINLYYQLMSEGFSPTPCTYGPLLDGLLKDGNIEDAEALFDEMLECGCEPNCAIYNILLNGYRIAGDTEKVCELFESMVEQGINPDIKSYTVVIDTLCADGRLNDGLSYFKQLTDMGLEPDLITYNLLIHGLGKSGRLEEALSLYNDMEKKGIAPNLYTYNSLILYLGKAGKAAEAGKMYEELLAKGWKPNVFTYNALIRGYSVSGSPENAFAAYGRMIVGGCRPNSSTYMQLPNQML; from the coding sequence ATGGAGCTCTGCTGCTCGGGAGTCgtaagcggcggcggcggcgtcgcgGCCGGTGCCGGGACACCTCGGGCCCAGAAGCCCAGGAGACCTCCCGGGTTCCTGGTTGCCCCGCCCAGGAGGCGGCCGAGCAGCCGCGCGGGCTGCCGCCAGCTCGCGCCGCCGCCCTGCGAGGAACGGGTGAGCCGGCCCGGCGACGCGGGGAACGTCGTCCACATGCTCaggtcggccgccgccgccgacccggaGGAGGCCCTCGAGCTGTTCCTGTCCGTCGCGCGGCAGCCCAGGGTCGTCCACACCACGGAGTCGTGCAACTACATGCTGGAGCTGATGCGCGCCCACGGCCGGGTCGGGGACGTGGCCCAGGTGTTCGACCTAATGCAGAGGCAGATCATCAAGGCCAATGTGGGCACCTTCTGCACCGTCTTCGGGGCGGTCGGCGTCGAGGGGGGCCTCCGGAGCGCGCCGGTGGCCCTGCCGGTGATGAAGGAGGCCGGGATTGTCCTCAACGCCTACACCTACAATGGCCTCATCTACTTCCTCGTCAAGTCTGGGTTCGACAGGGAGGCCATGGATGTGTACAAGGCCATGGCGGCCGATGGCGTGGTGCCGACTGTCAGGACCTACTCTGTGCTGATGCTAGCGTTTGGGAAGAGGAGGGACGCCGAGACTGTCGTTGGGTTGTTGGGTGAGATGGAGGCTCGTGGAGTGAGGCCAAACGTGTACAGCTACACCATCTGCATCCGGGTTCTCGGACAAGCTGGAAGATTAGAGGAGGCGTATAGAATTCTTCGAAAAATGGAGGAAGAGGGCTGCAAGCCGGATGTCGTCACCAATACTGTGCTTATACAGATTCTCTGCGATGCCGGTCGACTTGCTGATGCCAAGGACGTATTTTGGAAGATGAAAGCGAGTGATCAGAAACCTGATAGAGTGACCTACATTACTCTCCTGGACAAGTGCGGCGACAGTGGTGACTCGCGGTCAGTAAGTGAAATATGGAATGCATTGAAAGCTGATGGGTATAATGACAATGTCGTATCTTATACTGCTGCTGTGGATGCATTGTGCCAAGTTGGGAGGGTCGATGAAGCCTTAGATGTTTTCGACGAGATGAAACAAAAGGGTATAATACCTCAGCAGTATTCATACAACTCCTTGATATCTGGATTTCTTAAAGCTGATAGGTTTAACCGTGCTCTAGAGCTGTTCAACCATATGAATATTCATGGTCCTACTCCAAATGGCTACACACATGTTCTGTTCATAAATTACCATGGAAAATCTGGCGAATCTCTGAAAGCACTTAAAAGATATGAGCTTATGAAGAGCAAAGGGATTGTTCCCGATGTTGTTGCTGGTAATGCTGTTTTGTATGGTCTTGCTAAAACTGGGCGGCTGGGAATGGCAAAAAGGGTCTTCCATGAATTAAAAGCTATGGGGATTTCTCCAGATAATATCACCTACACGATGATGATCAAGTGTTGCAGCAAGGCATCGAATGCTGATGAGGCCATGAAGATCTTCGCTGAAATGATCGAAAACAGATGTGCTCCTGATGTTCTTGCAATGAATTCTTTGATTGATATGCTGTACAAGGCAGGCAGGGGAAATGAAGCCTGGAAAATCTTCTATGAACTGAAAGAAATGAACCTTGAACCCACCGACTGTACCTACAACACACTTTTGGCAGGATTAGGAAGAGAAGGTAAAGTCAAGGAGGTAATGCAACTGCTTGAAGGAATGAACTCTAACAGCTTTCCACCTAATATAATAACGTACAACACTGTTCTGGATTGTCTCTGCAAAAATGGGGAGGTGAACTATGCACTGGACATGCTATACAGTATGACGATGAACGGTTGCATGCCTGACCTTTCATCTTACAACACTGTGATGTATGGTCTTGTTAAAGAGGACAGATTGGATGAGGCATTCTGGATGTTTTGTCAGATGAAAAAGGTTCTTGCTCCAGATTACGCAACAGTGTGTACTATCCTCCCGAGTTTTGTGAGGAGTGGATTAATGAAGGAAGCTCTGCATACTGTTAGAGAATATATTCTTCAACCTGACTCTAAAGTGGATAGATCTTCGGTCCACTCACTAATGGAAGGGATACTGaagagggatggcacagaaaagtCAATTGAGTTTGCCGAAAACATAGCATCAAGTGGCCTTCTTCTGGATGATTTGTTTTTGAGCCCAATAATTAGGCACCTCTGCAAGCACAAGGAGGCTCTAGCGGCACATGAACTCGTCAAAAAGTTTGAGAATCTTGGTGTTTCGCTAAAAACTGGGTCATATAATGCTCTTATTTGCGGCCTTGTGGATGAAGACCTGATTGATATCGCTGAAGAGTTGTTCTCTGAGATGAAGAGACTCGGATGTGACCCTGATGAGTTTACTTACCATTTGATTCTGGATGCCATGGGGAAGTCGATGCGAATTGAGGATATGCTGAAAATTCAAGAAGAGATGCATAACAAGGGATACAAATCAACTTATGTTACCTACAACACAATCATTTCAGGTCTTGTAAAATCAAAAATGTTGGACGAGGCTATAAACTTGTACTACCAACTGATGAGCGAAGGCTTCTCTCCCACCCCATGTACATACGGTCCTCTTCTTGATGGGCTGTTGAAAGATGGAAACATAGAAGATGCAGAAGCTCTTTTTGATGAGATGCTGGAGTGTGGATGCGAACCCAATTGCGCCATCTACAATATTCTGCTAAATGGATATCGAATAGCAGGTGACACAGAGAAAGTTTGTGAGCTCTTTGAGAGTATGGTGGAGCAGGGGATAAACCCAGATATAAAATCATACACAGTTGTCATCGACACCCTCTGCGCAGATGGGCGGTTGAATGATGGCCTGTCTTACTTCAAACAGCTTACAGATATGGGGCTTGAGCCTGACCTCATCACCTATAACTTGCTCATACACGGCCTAGGTAAATCTGGAAGGCTAGAGGAGGCACTCTCCCTCTACAATGACATGGAGAAGAAAGGAATCGCCCCGAACCTGTACACGTACAACTCACTGATCCTCTACCTGGGCAAAGCAGGGAAGGCCGCGGAAGCCGGCAAAATGTATGAAGAACTGCTGGCGAAAGGCTGGAAGCCCAATGTTTTCACATACAACGCCCTTATCCGGGGGTACAGCGTCTCTGGCAGCCCTGAAAACGCATTTGCGGCCTACGGTCGGATGATAGTTGGAGGGTGTCGGCCTAACTCGAGCACCTACATGCAACTTCCAAATCAAATGTTGTAA